The DNA window CTTTATTTTTCTTGAGGTAATTTATAACTCCATCCTCTTCAAGCTTCACCAAGTATTTCACGTCTTGCGGAAGTTTATACTCCTTCTTTAAGTATGTCCACATGGCAGTGTTGGTTGCTCCGATGAACATAACATATTTTTTATCAGGTACGTCGATATTTAAATTTTTGAATATTTCTTTATTAACCGTATAGTGAAAAGGCTCACTGTCGATAACTACTCCGTCCATATCGAATATAACACACTCAAGCATTTTAAACCTCCTGCGATAATTACGTTTATTTACACAATAGATATTCTAACAAAGTTATGTATATATGTCCAAAAATTTTTATCCTGTAACTTCGATTTGTAATATGAATTTATGCCTGATTTCAAATCACGAATTGAAGATACTATAACATATCTTGAAACCCCCAAGAGTGCTCTTCCCATAATATTCTTCAGATAATTTTGATGCGCCTTATTCTGGCTTATATGTCCAGTATAAAAATGTCCGACAAAGGGAATTTATAAATATATAAATTTAACTTAAAATTTACCAAATCTTATTGACAATCATTATCATTGATATTAGAATGTAATTGAGAAGAGTTATTAATGAGAGGAGCGTTCAATATGAGCTTAAACGATTTGAAGTCTGGAGAAAGCGCATTAATAGAGCATATCGAAGGAGATATGCGGCTTGTTAAAAGACTGATGGCCCTCGGATATATCTCAGGCACAAAAGTTACTGTAAAAGGGTCCGCACCGTTGGGGGATCCCATCATAATCAAAGTTAGGGGCTCTGAGTTTGCCCTTAGAAGGAAAGATGCTAAAAATATTTACGTGATGGAGGCTTAAAATGATAACCGCAGCACTACTTGGAAACCCTAACGTAGGAAAGACTACTCTTTTTAATCTTTTGACAGGTTCAAACCAGTATGTTGGTAACTGGGCGGGAGTAACTATCGAAAAGAAGGAAGGTTATATAGGCAAAAACATAAAGATTGTCGACCTTCCGGGAATTTATGCAATGGATACGTTTTCAAACGAAGAAAAAATTTCAAAACAGTTTTTGATAAATGGAAACGTTAATGTAATAATCAATATCGTAGATGCTTCCGAACTAAACAGGAATCTTTATCTTACATTGCAACTAAAACAGTTCAATAAACCTATTATACTTCT is part of the Clostridiales bacterium genome and encodes:
- a CDS encoding FeoA family protein; the encoded protein is MSLNDLKSGESALIEHIEGDMRLVKRLMALGYISGTKVTVKGSAPLGDPIIIKVRGSEFALRRKDAKNIYVMEA